One genomic segment of Gottschalkia acidurici 9a includes these proteins:
- a CDS encoding NCS2 family permease: MENNNSFLDRRFKLTERNTSVRTEIIAGLTTFIAMSYIIFLVPGQFLSVAGMPLESATAAVILSSAFSTLLVGIYGNLPIAMGPGLGLGAMFTFVLTGSMGLNWQTALGAVFVSGIVLFILAITNITKAIIDAIPKVLKSAIGVGIGLFISFIGFKSAGIVVGSESSLLALGDLANPSTLLSIIGLIIMCVLMARNVKGAFLIGIAATTIIGMIMGVAPTPKGIGDIISFVPALPIDTFGQLDIMAAIGYGIISIIFTITIVDLFDNIGTLIAVSSKAGLVDENGNLPGINKGLIAGGISAIVGAIFGSCTVTSYLESASGVAEGGKTGLTSVTTGLLFLAALFLTPLAGLVPGAATAPVLMILGALMIGEVSNIDFSDFTDALPSFLTIIMMPLTASISEGMSFGFISYVIVKVAAGKAKEVNPIMYILAVTFIIHLLML; this comes from the coding sequence ATGGAAAATAATAATTCTTTTTTAGATAGGCGCTTTAAGCTTACTGAAAGAAACACTAGTGTTAGAACTGAGATAATTGCTGGTCTTACAACTTTTATAGCAATGTCTTATATCATTTTTCTTGTTCCAGGACAGTTTTTAAGTGTGGCTGGAATGCCGCTTGAAAGTGCAACAGCTGCAGTTATACTTTCATCTGCATTTTCTACACTTCTTGTTGGAATTTACGGGAATCTACCAATAGCTATGGGACCTGGTTTAGGACTTGGAGCAATGTTTACATTTGTATTGACCGGTAGTATGGGTCTAAACTGGCAAACTGCTCTTGGAGCTGTATTTGTTTCAGGAATAGTTTTATTCATACTTGCAATAACGAATATAACAAAGGCGATTATTGATGCAATACCTAAAGTACTTAAATCAGCTATTGGTGTGGGGATAGGTTTATTTATATCTTTTATAGGGTTTAAAAGTGCCGGAATAGTTGTTGGTTCAGAAAGTTCACTTTTAGCACTTGGGGATTTAGCCAACCCATCAACATTATTATCTATAATTGGACTTATAATAATGTGTGTACTTATGGCTAGAAATGTAAAAGGAGCATTTCTTATCGGAATAGCTGCAACTACTATAATTGGAATGATAATGGGAGTAGCTCCTACTCCTAAGGGTATAGGTGATATCATATCATTTGTTCCAGCTCTTCCGATAGATACATTTGGACAGCTAGATATTATGGCAGCTATAGGCTATGGAATAATTTCAATAATATTCACTATAACTATAGTTGATCTTTTTGATAACATAGGAACTTTGATAGCTGTTTCATCAAAAGCAGGATTAGTTGATGAAAACGGAAACCTTCCAGGAATAAACAAAGGACTTATAGCTGGAGGGATTAGTGCTATAGTTGGTGCAATATTTGGAAGTTGTACAGTTACATCATACCTTGAAAGTGCATCAGGAGTTGCAGAAGGTGGTAAAACAGGCTTAACATCTGTTACAACAGGACTTCTATTCTTAGCAGCACTATTCCTTACACCACTTGCGGGATTAGTTCCTGGAGCAGCTACAGCACCTGTACTAATGATACTTGGAGCACTGATGATTGGAGAGGTTTCTAACATAGACTTTAGTGACTTTACAGACGCTCTACCTTCATTCCTTACAATTATAATGATGCCTTTAACAGCTAGTATATCAGAAGGTATGTCATTTGGTTTTATATCATATGTTATAGTAAAAGTTGCTGCAGGAAAAGCAAAAGAAGTAAATCCTATAATGTATATACTTGCAGTTACATTTATAATACATTTACTAATGCTGTAA
- a CDS encoding dicarboxylate/amino acid:cation symporter: MSDKKFKLGLIPRIVIAIVLGIIIGRYLPHGFTRIFITFSSIFGNFLGFIIPLLIIGFVTAGIADLGSGAGKLLGVTVGVAYVFTSISGFFAFFVGKALLGKIITSKATDIITGAEVSLKPFFTVEIPPITEVTTALFLAFLLGLGISATKSETLKKMSFEFQSIISKTINAIIIPLLPVHILGIFADMSASGEAFTILSVFWKVFILVIICHLLILVFQFTVGTAISKKNLLYCLRSQVPGYLTALGTQSSAATIPVNLECSEKMGISKGIRDFVIPLCATTHMSGSAITLTLCAMSVMMLHGSAIEFSAFSGFIAMLGISIVAAPGVPGGAVMAALGVLKIFLGFDESMISLMIALYIAQDSFGTAANVSGDQAVAMIVDTFKSKLT; encoded by the coding sequence ATGAGTGATAAAAAGTTTAAATTAGGATTAATTCCAAGAATAGTTATAGCAATAGTTCTTGGAATTATAATAGGCAGGTATCTACCACACGGTTTTACTAGGATCTTTATAACTTTTAGCTCCATTTTTGGCAATTTTTTAGGGTTTATTATACCTTTACTCATTATAGGTTTTGTCACGGCAGGTATTGCTGACTTAGGAAGTGGTGCTGGAAAACTGTTAGGAGTAACCGTAGGAGTTGCCTATGTATTTACTTCAATATCTGGATTTTTTGCATTCTTTGTAGGTAAGGCACTACTAGGTAAAATTATAACTTCAAAAGCCACTGATATTATAACTGGTGCAGAGGTATCATTAAAACCATTCTTTACAGTAGAAATTCCACCAATCACTGAAGTTACAACTGCATTGTTCTTGGCATTCTTATTAGGACTTGGAATTTCTGCTACGAAAAGTGAAACTTTAAAGAAGATGTCTTTTGAATTTCAATCCATAATATCTAAAACTATAAATGCAATTATAATACCTCTTTTACCAGTGCATATCTTAGGAATATTTGCAGATATGTCTGCATCTGGTGAAGCATTTACAATACTGTCTGTATTTTGGAAAGTTTTCATATTGGTAATAATATGCCATCTTTTGATACTAGTATTTCAATTTACAGTTGGAACTGCAATTTCAAAAAAGAACTTACTCTATTGCCTAAGAAGTCAAGTTCCTGGGTATCTAACAGCATTAGGAACTCAATCTTCAGCAGCTACTATACCTGTTAACCTTGAATGTTCTGAAAAAATGGGAATCTCCAAGGGAATTAGAGATTTCGTAATTCCTCTTTGTGCTACCACTCATATGTCTGGTAGTGCCATAACACTAACTCTTTGTGCTATGTCTGTTATGATGTTACATGGCTCTGCAATAGAATTTTCAGCATTTTCTGGATTTATAGCTATGTTAGGCATATCCATAGTTGCTGCACCAGGTGTTCCAGGTGGTGCTGTTATGGCCGCATTGGGAGTATTAAAAATATTTTTAGGGTTTGACGAATCTATGATCTCATTAATGATAGCACTATATATAGCTCAAGATAGTTTTGGTACAGCTGCTAATGTTAGTGGTGATCAAGCCGTTGCAATGATAGTAGATACCTTTAAAAGTAAATTAACATAA
- a CDS encoding type 1 glutamine amidotransferase, protein MDNKIMEVNICHLYPDLLNAYGDLGNILTIKYRAEKRGIKVNITNISIGDDFDPDKYDIVFFGGGQDYEQEIVSEDLINTKKLALRQYIEEEKVLLAICGGYQLLGKYYTTAKGEKLPGAEILDFYTESGSTRFIGNTVIYNEELDETYVGFENHSGRTFIGNMKPIGKIVVGNGNNGEDGTEGCIYKNTYCTYFHGSLLPKNPEIADRLIRNALEKKYGEKIHLDELDDDIELKAKNFIINREKRAAVK, encoded by the coding sequence ATGGATAATAAGATAATGGAAGTAAACATATGCCACCTATATCCAGATTTATTGAACGCATATGGCGATCTTGGAAATATTTTAACCATCAAATATAGAGCTGAAAAGAGAGGTATCAAGGTTAATATTACCAACATATCTATTGGAGATGACTTTGATCCTGATAAATATGACATCGTATTTTTCGGTGGTGGACAAGACTACGAACAAGAGATAGTATCGGAGGATCTTATCAATACAAAAAAACTTGCACTTAGACAATATATAGAGGAAGAAAAGGTATTGTTAGCAATCTGCGGTGGATATCAACTTCTAGGTAAGTATTACACTACAGCTAAAGGAGAAAAGTTGCCTGGTGCTGAAATTCTTGACTTCTACACGGAGAGTGGAAGTACTAGATTCATAGGAAATACTGTTATATACAATGAAGAGCTGGATGAGACTTATGTTGGTTTTGAAAATCACTCAGGTAGAACTTTTATAGGTAATATGAAACCTATAGGTAAAATTGTTGTTGGTAACGGTAATAATGGTGAAGATGGTACTGAAGGATGTATATACAAAAATACTTATTGCACATATTTTCATGGTTCGTTATTGCCAAAAAATCCTGAGATTGCAGACAGGCTTATAAGGAATGCTCTTGAAAAGAAATATGGTGAGAAAATACATCTTGATGAACTTGATGATGATATTGAGTTAAAAGCTAAAAACTTTATAATAAACAGGGAAAAACGAGCAGCAGTTAAATAA
- a CDS encoding FMN-binding protein produces MANQSSTKKIQKCCNKDLLIKINKLLRKNHINLGYLFLISSFIHGVLSSYSIISFNYGTIDLIIWLLLWHTFIDKKTWERLGKTWVQRHRELTVLLIVITVLHIFEIGGFVGFDRIFNSIKSDLNPKINIDNINISNDYKDGVYEGTGYGYRPDLKVLVTINGGVIDEISIVSHNEVGEIFYTPAFDYIPKQIIDKQSYDVDTLSGSTYSSKGIMESVENALSKAKK; encoded by the coding sequence ATGGCTAATCAAAGTTCTACAAAAAAAATACAAAAATGTTGTAATAAAGATTTATTAATAAAAATAAATAAGCTTTTAAGAAAAAATCACATTAACTTAGGATACTTATTTCTAATATCATCATTTATTCATGGCGTTCTTTCCTCATATTCAATTATAAGCTTTAATTATGGAACAATTGATCTGATAATATGGCTACTTTTATGGCATACATTTATTGATAAAAAAACATGGGAAAGACTCGGAAAGACATGGGTACAAAGACATAGAGAGTTAACAGTCTTACTTATTGTTATTACAGTATTACACATATTTGAAATCGGAGGGTTTGTTGGGTTTGATAGAATTTTCAATAGTATTAAATCAGACTTAAATCCTAAAATAAATATAGATAATATCAATATAAGCAATGATTATAAAGATGGAGTATACGAAGGTACTGGCTATGGATATAGACCAGACCTTAAAGTTCTAGTGACTATAAATGGTGGAGTAATAGATGAGATATCAATAGTTAGTCATAATGAAGTAGGTGAAATATTTTATACACCAGCTTTTGATTATATTCCTAAGCAAATAATAGATAAACAATCATATGATGTTGATACACTAAGTGGCTCAACTTATTCTTCAAAGGGAATTATGGAATCTGTGGAAAATGCCTTATCTAAAGCTAAAAAGTAA
- a CDS encoding FAD binding domain-containing protein, translating to MKISNIIKAYNINEVTQALSENKGKATLIAGGTDIMIKLRSKEVSHSVLIDVSDVAEMKNINISDDEITIGAAVTFTEIVSSNEIKKALPGLWEACSLVGAKQIRNTGTIGGNAANGSPAADSIPPLLALGAKVVIVSKSEEKIIDIDDFFLGKGKTALEEDAVIKEFIIPMYGKKFRIIGFDKLGLRNALAISRISSAVSLEVEDSIIKGAKVASGALGTIPTVEKKMGEFLVGKPLKEDTIKEASDYFSDIVAERLKGRSSAEFKQEAVKGVITKALDKAFKQIEI from the coding sequence GTGAAAATATCAAATATAATTAAGGCTTATAATATAAATGAAGTAACTCAAGCACTTAGTGAAAATAAAGGAAAAGCAACTTTAATTGCAGGTGGAACAGATATTATGATTAAACTTAGATCTAAAGAGGTTTCACATTCTGTTCTAATAGATGTTTCAGATGTTGCTGAAATGAAAAATATAAATATTTCAGACGATGAGATAACAATTGGAGCTGCAGTTACGTTTACGGAAATTGTAAGTTCAAATGAGATTAAGAAGGCTTTACCCGGACTATGGGAAGCATGTAGTCTTGTAGGAGCTAAGCAGATAAGAAACACTGGTACTATAGGGGGGAATGCTGCTAATGGGTCACCAGCAGCAGATTCTATACCACCATTACTAGCACTTGGGGCGAAAGTTGTAATTGTATCTAAGTCAGAAGAAAAAATAATAGATATTGATGATTTCTTTTTAGGAAAAGGAAAGACAGCATTAGAGGAAGATGCTGTTATAAAAGAATTTATAATTCCTATGTATGGAAAGAAATTTAGAATAATAGGATTCGATAAATTAGGATTGAGAAATGCTCTTGCTATATCTAGAATTAGTTCAGCAGTTTCGCTTGAAGTAGAAGATAGTATTATAAAAGGTGCTAAGGTAGCATCAGGTGCACTCGGAACCATCCCTACTGTTGAAAAGAAAATGGGAGAGTTTTTAGTAGGAAAGCCATTGAAAGAAGATACTATCAAAGAAGCTTCAGACTATTTTTCAGATATAGTTGCTGAAAGGTTAAAAGGTAGAAGTAGTGCAGAATTCAAACAGGAAGCAGTAAAAGGCGTAATAACAAAAGCTCTTGATAAAGCATTTAAGCAGATTGAAATTTAG
- a CDS encoding xanthine dehydrogenase family protein molybdopterin-binding subunit, which translates to MADLKQVGKSIIRRDGVDKLTGKAIYPEDIIMEDMAYGATVRSPYAHAKIVAIDTKKAKSADGVLEVFTADDVPGENAHGVLYRDHNVFCKEKVRRIGDPVAFVVAETQEQARDAAKLVEVTYEELPAIFSPEEGLKSDAPVVNDYSDRFFFYDKDMNTVYEKPENIPYPNLIFRYKGRKGECESESIWKECAAIAESEFNSPFVESAFLQPESGIAYVDENDKIVVTVSTQYMHFDRTEIAEALNVDEKRVRVVNPAIGGAFGAREDISLQIHLAIAALRLRRPVKATYTREESFYAHSKRHPMKIKAKMGANKEGKLIAFEAEIYSDSGAYASWAINITRKACVHVTGPYQIPNVKVDGYSVYTNNPFGGAMRGFGATQVPIVSETLIDMLAEKLDIDKFEIRKKNIFRVGSETANGQIITESCPLDVCIDTVEKAMGKENIDNKSNKSYIKKGRGIAAAWYGTGYGNGFPDVSVADVELLKDGSVLLRVGAAEVGQGAKTVMPQIAAEVLGMDPSEIKISSEDTEECEDSGTAAATRQTYNTGNAVKLASEKFKSELIKEAVKLINKPLPELARLNSNHKFKVENGEVYLEILPKMRVTLAEIAKNLAEEGKNLRVRESFTAQTVMLDDNAYGAPYWPYTFNSYGVEVEVDTLTGRVQCTDAWCAQDVGKAVNPILIEGQIDGGFAMGLGYVLYEDLGVSNGKIKNNKFSKYIIPTAMDMPNINKYIIESPETSAPFGAKGIGEPVILPVAPSIVNAIYDAVGIRLTSLPVTPDKVLKALKEKEENESKK; encoded by the coding sequence ATGGCTGATCTAAAACAAGTTGGTAAAAGTATAATAAGACGTGACGGAGTTGATAAGCTTACAGGTAAAGCTATTTATCCAGAAGATATCATAATGGAAGACATGGCATATGGTGCAACTGTAAGGTCACCTTATGCTCATGCCAAGATAGTTGCCATAGATACGAAAAAAGCAAAATCTGCTGATGGAGTTTTAGAAGTATTTACGGCCGACGATGTGCCAGGAGAGAATGCTCATGGAGTTCTATATAGAGATCATAATGTGTTTTGCAAAGAAAAAGTAAGAAGAATAGGCGATCCTGTAGCATTCGTAGTTGCAGAAACACAGGAGCAAGCAAGAGATGCAGCTAAACTAGTTGAAGTAACCTATGAAGAACTACCGGCAATATTTAGTCCTGAAGAAGGATTGAAGTCTGATGCACCAGTAGTGAATGATTACTCTGATAGATTCTTTTTTTACGATAAAGATATGAATACTGTCTATGAAAAACCAGAGAATATCCCATATCCTAATTTAATATTCAGATATAAAGGAAGAAAAGGCGAGTGCGAGTCTGAATCAATATGGAAAGAATGTGCGGCAATTGCTGAAAGTGAGTTCAACTCTCCGTTCGTAGAGTCTGCTTTTCTTCAGCCTGAAAGTGGTATAGCCTATGTGGATGAGAATGATAAAATTGTAGTTACAGTATCAACACAATACATGCACTTTGATAGAACAGAGATAGCAGAAGCTCTTAATGTAGATGAAAAAAGGGTAAGGGTTGTTAATCCAGCGATTGGTGGTGCATTTGGGGCTAGAGAAGATATCAGTCTACAGATACATCTTGCAATTGCTGCTTTAAGACTTAGAAGACCTGTAAAGGCCACGTACACAAGAGAAGAATCTTTCTATGCTCACTCTAAGAGACATCCTATGAAAATTAAAGCAAAAATGGGTGCCAACAAAGAAGGTAAGCTTATCGCTTTTGAAGCTGAGATTTATTCAGATTCTGGAGCATATGCATCGTGGGCTATAAATATTACAAGAAAAGCTTGCGTACATGTAACTGGACCTTATCAAATCCCGAATGTTAAAGTAGACGGCTATTCAGTTTATACTAATAATCCATTTGGAGGAGCAATGAGAGGATTTGGGGCTACGCAGGTTCCTATAGTTAGTGAAACATTGATAGATATGTTAGCTGAGAAGCTAGATATAGATAAGTTTGAAATAAGAAAGAAAAATATATTTAGAGTTGGTAGTGAGACAGCAAATGGTCAAATAATTACTGAAAGTTGTCCTCTAGATGTATGTATTGATACTGTAGAAAAAGCTATGGGTAAAGAAAATATCGATAATAAATCTAATAAATCATATATAAAGAAAGGTAGAGGAATAGCAGCAGCTTGGTATGGAACTGGATATGGAAATGGATTTCCAGACGTGTCAGTAGCTGATGTCGAGCTTCTTAAAGATGGAAGTGTACTTCTTAGAGTTGGAGCAGCAGAGGTTGGACAGGGTGCAAAAACTGTCATGCCTCAGATAGCAGCAGAGGTTTTAGGAATGGACCCGTCTGAGATAAAAATATCTTCAGAAGATACTGAAGAATGTGAAGATTCAGGAACAGCCGCTGCTACAAGACAAACTTATAATACAGGAAATGCCGTTAAGTTAGCTAGTGAGAAATTCAAAAGTGAGTTAATAAAAGAAGCAGTAAAGCTTATAAACAAACCACTTCCTGAATTAGCTAGACTTAATTCAAATCATAAATTTAAAGTAGAAAATGGTGAGGTCTATCTTGAAATACTTCCAAAGATGAGAGTAACTTTAGCAGAGATAGCAAAAAACTTAGCAGAAGAAGGAAAAAATCTTAGAGTTAGAGAGTCCTTTACTGCTCAAACGGTAATGCTTGATGACAATGCATATGGAGCACCGTATTGGCCATATACATTTAACTCATATGGAGTTGAAGTTGAAGTAGATACACTTACAGGTAGGGTTCAATGTACTGATGCTTGGTGTGCTCAAGACGTTGGAAAAGCTGTAAATCCTATATTAATAGAAGGACAAATAGATGGTGGATTTGCTATGGGACTTGGGTATGTCTTATATGAAGATCTTGGAGTAAGTAATGGAAAAATAAAAAACAACAAATTTAGTAAGTATATAATACCTACAGCGATGGATATGCCGAATATAAATAAATATATAATCGAGTCTCCTGAAACCTCAGCACCATTCGGAGCAAAAGGTATAGGGGAGCCTGTTATACTTCCAGTTGCGCCTTCAATAGTTAATGCTATATATGATGCAGTTGGAATAAGATTAACTTCATTACCCGTAACTCCAGATAAGGTATTAAAAGCATTGAAGGAAAAAGAAGAGAATGAAAGTAAGAAGTAG
- a CDS encoding (2Fe-2S)-binding protein, whose protein sequence is MFDLKITVNGIDYEKQINPDMRLLDFIRNDLGLTGTKEGCGEGECGACTVIVDGKAVDSCLMLAAQCHGKKIETIEGVGKGGELHPVQQSFLDNGAVQCGFCIPGMVLSAKALLDSKPDASEDDIKECVSGNLCRCTGYDKMFKAVKDAQKVYRKEMKNNG, encoded by the coding sequence ATGTTCGATTTAAAGATAACTGTAAATGGAATTGATTATGAAAAACAAATTAATCCTGATATGAGGCTTCTTGACTTCATACGAAATGACCTTGGATTAACAGGAACTAAGGAAGGTTGCGGAGAAGGTGAGTGCGGAGCTTGTACAGTTATTGTTGATGGAAAGGCTGTCGACTCATGTTTAATGCTTGCAGCACAATGCCATGGTAAAAAAATCGAAACTATTGAAGGTGTTGGGAAAGGTGGAGAACTACATCCAGTTCAACAGTCATTTCTAGATAATGGTGCAGTACAATGTGGTTTCTGTATTCCTGGAATGGTTCTTTCGGCAAAGGCTCTTCTAGATAGTAAACCGGATGCCTCAGAAGATGATATAAAGGAATGTGTATCAGGAAATCTATGTAGATGTACAGGGTATGACAAGATGTTTAAAGCAGTAAAAGACGCTCAAAAAGTATATAGAAAGGAGATGAAAAACAATGGCTGA
- a CDS encoding Mur ligase family protein codes for MLKININTFSSIIASKAVMKFSKVFFKGGSSFPGKVALKLDKSILKTVSKGYKVILVTGTNGKTTTTSMIQGMIKDSGKKVISNSTGANMYSGIVACFVDNYSFSKSRDEKYAVIEVDEANVKFITEIITPEIITITNLFRDQLDRYGEVYTTLKKILEGVEKTSSSKLVLNGDESLLGELGLPNESVYFGFDTSIEQNTKVDVNADSKFCKKCKSPYKYHYLTYNHLGKFYCDNCGYERPDLRYSIDKIVELTPEGSTVEISGNQYYINVPGTYNIYNMLCAYSVAKELGIDNEVIYDSLKSQKSSFGRQETIDIDGKAVKIILVKNPAGYDQAIDTVGLESKKISLIMLLNDNYADGRDVSWLWDVKFEKLSNLNLDKIFISGIRLYDMALRLKIAGMSVDKFNIMENQEELLNGIKEAESDTVYVMATYTAMINFRKFLNTKGYIKELW; via the coding sequence GTGTTGAAGATTAACATTAATACATTTTCAAGCATTATTGCATCAAAGGCTGTCATGAAGTTTTCAAAAGTGTTCTTTAAAGGAGGAAGTAGCTTTCCAGGGAAAGTGGCTCTTAAACTAGATAAAAGTATACTAAAGACAGTATCTAAAGGGTACAAAGTAATACTTGTTACAGGCACAAACGGAAAAACGACAACTACTAGTATGATTCAAGGTATGATTAAGGATAGTGGAAAGAAAGTAATCTCTAACAGCACAGGTGCTAACATGTACTCAGGAATAGTTGCTTGTTTTGTGGACAACTACTCATTTTCAAAATCTAGGGATGAAAAGTATGCTGTTATAGAAGTAGACGAAGCTAATGTCAAATTTATAACTGAAATAATTACTCCTGAAATCATAACTATAACAAATTTATTCAGAGATCAGTTGGATAGATATGGAGAAGTATACACTACACTTAAGAAAATACTAGAAGGTGTAGAGAAAACTTCTTCTTCTAAATTAGTACTTAACGGTGATGAGTCATTACTAGGAGAACTTGGTCTACCTAATGAGTCCGTATACTTTGGCTTTGATACTTCCATTGAACAGAATACCAAAGTAGATGTTAACGCAGACTCTAAGTTCTGCAAGAAGTGTAAGAGTCCCTATAAATACCACTATCTAACTTATAACCATCTTGGAAAATTCTATTGTGACAATTGTGGATATGAGCGTCCTGACCTTAGGTATTCTATTGATAAAATTGTTGAGCTTACACCAGAGGGATCTACAGTGGAAATCAGTGGTAATCAATACTATATAAATGTACCAGGAACATATAACATATATAACATGCTATGTGCATATTCGGTCGCAAAGGAACTTGGTATAGACAACGAGGTAATATACGATTCCCTTAAGAGTCAAAAAAGTAGTTTTGGAAGACAAGAAACTATTGATATAGATGGCAAAGCAGTCAAGATTATACTGGTTAAAAACCCTGCAGGTTATGACCAAGCAATAGATACTGTAGGCCTTGAGAGCAAAAAAATAAGTTTGATAATGCTTCTTAATGACAATTATGCTGATGGAAGGGATGTTTCTTGGCTTTGGGACGTAAAGTTTGAAAAGCTTTCAAATCTTAATCTTGATAAGATATTTATTTCGGGCATTAGACTCTATGATATGGCTTTAAGACTTAAGATAGCAGGTATGTCTGTAGACAAATTCAATATCATGGAAAATCAAGAAGAACTTCTAAATGGAATAAAAGAAGCAGAAAGTGATACTGTGTACGTTATGGCTACCTATACTGCAATGATAAACTTTAGAAAATTTCTAAATACAAAAGGTTATATAAAGGAGCTATGGTAA
- the guaD gene encoding guanine deaminase, protein MAVLKILKGNIIYTATKEKFEIHEDSYLIESDGLVKGIFKEIPKEYKNVEVEDFGDSLIIPGFVDMHFHAPQFQNLGLGLDEELMPWLNKYTFPEEAKYGDEEYAKRLYTNVAKALWRNGTTRVVLFSTIHKNGTDVLMDVIDKSGIGAYIGKINMDRNSPDFYIEDTDESLKVTEEWILDTKDKYKLIKPIITPSFVPACTEKLMKGLSDLSKKYNVKIQSHLSENEGEIEWVKDLHPEYNSYASVYDGMGLLNDNTVMAHTVHSTDEEIKLLAERGTVSAHCPNGNYNLSSGIMPVRRFLESGVKVALGSDVGAGHQVGIYKVMSQAIEASKMNRVYVNREEKPLTTSEVFYLGTKAGGEFFGKVGSFEKGYEFDALVINDDNLGDKDFRCVEERLQRFIYIGDDRNIVRRYIAGKEVGEPK, encoded by the coding sequence GTGGCAGTTTTGAAAATATTAAAAGGTAATATAATTTATACAGCAACAAAAGAAAAATTTGAGATACATGAGGATAGTTATCTTATTGAATCAGATGGATTAGTAAAAGGAATATTTAAAGAGATTCCAAAAGAATATAAAAATGTAGAAGTTGAAGATTTTGGAGATTCGCTTATAATTCCAGGATTTGTAGATATGCATTTTCATGCTCCTCAATTTCAAAACCTTGGACTTGGTTTAGATGAAGAGCTTATGCCTTGGCTTAATAAATACACATTTCCGGAAGAAGCAAAATATGGTGATGAAGAGTATGCTAAGAGACTTTATACTAATGTTGCTAAAGCGCTTTGGAGAAACGGTACAACTAGGGTAGTTCTTTTCTCAACGATTCATAAAAATGGAACTGATGTTTTAATGGACGTAATAGATAAATCAGGGATTGGGGCTTATATAGGAAAAATAAACATGGATAGGAACTCTCCAGATTTTTATATAGAAGATACAGATGAATCACTTAAGGTTACAGAAGAATGGATTTTAGATACTAAAGACAAATATAAATTAATAAAACCAATAATTACACCGAGTTTCGTTCCTGCTTGTACTGAAAAGCTTATGAAAGGGTTATCGGATCTTTCAAAAAAATATAATGTTAAGATTCAGAGTCACCTTTCTGAAAATGAAGGCGAGATTGAATGGGTTAAAGATCTTCATCCAGAATATAATTCATATGCATCAGTATATGATGGAATGGGTCTTTTAAATGATAATACTGTAATGGCTCATACTGTTCACAGCACAGATGAAGAAATAAAGCTTCTTGCTGAGAGAGGAACTGTTTCAGCTCACTGTCCTAACGGTAACTATAATCTATCATCAGGAATAATGCCCGTGAGAAGATTTCTAGAATCTGGAGTGAAAGTAGCACTTGGAAGCGATGTGGGAGCAGGACATCAAGTAGGAATATATAAAGTTATGAGTCAAGCAATTGAAGCTTCTAAAATGAATAGGGTTTATGTTAACCGTGAAGAAAAGCCATTAACTACATCAGAAGTATTCTATCTAGGTACTAAAGCTGGAGGAGAGTTCTTTGGAAAAGTAGGTTCTTTTGAAAAAGGATATGAATTTGATGCTCTAGTTATAAATGATGATAATTTAGGTGATAAAGACTTTAGATGTGTAGAAGAGAGATTACAAAGATTTATATATATAGGGGACGATAGAAATATTGTAAGACGTTATATAGCAGGAAAAGAAGTTGGTGAACCCAAATAA